One Kineosporia corallincola DNA window includes the following coding sequences:
- a CDS encoding SigE family RNA polymerase sigma factor, translating into MALLPAVRAMRLLIEPVPPGHHDLIVESGVRSRELDDDSAEVSFRRFVAARWNALQRYAFVLTGDHQFAEDVVQVALEKCWRRWDRIRADSPEAYVRAAVANTAASRRRRTLTETSLDDILVQPVAQHDHAEAHALRSGLWSALFDLPPRQRTIIALRLWEDRSVEETARVLGITQGAVKSQLSKGLAQLRRHPQVRDVLAGTGIGRTEAAR; encoded by the coding sequence ATGGCACTGCTCCCGGCGGTGCGCGCCATGCGCCTGCTGATCGAACCCGTACCGCCCGGACATCACGACCTGATCGTCGAGAGTGGGGTGCGTTCACGGGAACTCGACGACGACTCGGCGGAGGTCAGCTTCCGCCGGTTCGTCGCCGCCCGCTGGAACGCGTTGCAGCGGTATGCGTTCGTGCTCACCGGTGACCACCAGTTCGCCGAGGACGTGGTGCAGGTGGCGCTGGAGAAGTGCTGGCGGCGGTGGGACCGGATCCGCGCCGACTCGCCGGAGGCGTACGTGCGCGCGGCCGTGGCCAACACGGCCGCCTCCCGGCGCCGCCGCACCCTGACCGAGACCTCGCTCGACGACATCCTGGTGCAGCCGGTTGCCCAGCACGACCACGCCGAGGCACACGCCCTGCGCTCGGGACTGTGGTCGGCGCTCTTCGACCTGCCGCCCCGGCAGCGCACGATCATCGCCCTGCGGCTGTGGGAGGACCGGTCGGTGGAGGAGACCGCCCGCGTGCTCGGCATCACCCAGGGCGCGGTGAAGTCCCAGCTCTCCAAGGGCCTGGCCCAGTTACGCAGGCATCCGCAGGTGCGGGACGTGCTGGCGGGTACCGGCATCGGCCGGACGGAGGCGGCCCGATGA
- the ilvD gene encoding dihydroxy-acid dehydratase, with protein MTQSENDLKPRSRQVTDGIEATASRGMLRAVGMGDEDWSKPQIGVASSWNEITPCNLSLDRLAQAVKDGVHAGGGYPLEFGTISVSDGISMGHEGMHFSLVSREVIADSVETVMQAERLDGSVLLAGCDKSLPGMLMAAARLDLASVFLYAGSILPGKATFTDGTEKDVTLIDAFEGVGACARGLMSREDLDILERAICPGEGACGGMYTANTMASAAEALGMSLPGSAAPPATDRRRDGFARRSGQAVVELLRRGITARDVLTREAFENAIAVVMAFGGSTNAVLHLLAIAHEAEVPLTLDDFSRVGARVPHLADVKPFGRYVMFDVDRVGGVPVVMKALLDAGLMHGDVLTVTGSTMAENLAGINPPDLDGKVVRALSEPIHRTGGITVLHGSLAPEGAVVKSAGFDDDVFEGTARVFERERAALDALENGTITAGDVVVIRHEGPKGGPGMREMLAITGAIKGAGLGKQVLLLTDGRFSGGTTGLCVGHVTPEAVDRGPIAAVRDGDRIRLDVAHGTLDLLVGADELAVRMRDWQPLPHRFTRGVLAKYAKLVGSASGGAVLG; from the coding sequence GTGACGCAGAGCGAGAACGACCTCAAGCCGCGTAGCCGGCAGGTGACCGACGGGATCGAGGCGACCGCCTCGCGCGGCATGCTGCGCGCGGTCGGGATGGGAGACGAGGACTGGTCGAAACCCCAGATCGGGGTGGCCAGTTCGTGGAACGAGATCACCCCGTGCAATCTCAGTCTGGACCGGCTGGCCCAGGCGGTGAAGGACGGGGTGCACGCGGGCGGCGGCTACCCGCTGGAGTTCGGCACGATCAGCGTCAGTGACGGCATCTCGATGGGCCACGAGGGTATGCACTTCTCGCTGGTCTCCCGTGAGGTGATCGCCGACAGCGTGGAGACCGTCATGCAGGCCGAGAGGCTCGACGGCAGTGTGCTGCTCGCGGGCTGCGACAAGTCGCTGCCAGGCATGCTGATGGCTGCCGCCCGCCTCGACCTGGCCTCGGTGTTTCTCTACGCCGGGTCGATCCTGCCCGGGAAAGCGACCTTCACCGACGGCACCGAGAAGGACGTCACCCTGATCGACGCCTTCGAGGGAGTCGGCGCCTGCGCCCGGGGGCTGATGAGCCGCGAGGACCTGGACATCCTGGAACGCGCCATCTGCCCGGGCGAGGGGGCCTGCGGCGGGATGTACACGGCCAACACGATGGCCAGTGCCGCCGAGGCGCTGGGCATGTCGCTGCCCGGCTCGGCCGCGCCACCGGCCACCGACCGGCGCCGCGACGGCTTCGCCCGGCGCTCCGGCCAGGCCGTGGTGGAGCTGCTGCGCCGTGGCATCACCGCCCGCGACGTGCTGACCAGGGAGGCGTTCGAGAACGCGATCGCCGTCGTCATGGCGTTCGGCGGGTCCACCAACGCCGTCCTGCATCTGCTCGCCATCGCGCACGAGGCCGAGGTGCCGCTCACGCTGGACGATTTCAGCCGGGTGGGGGCGCGGGTGCCGCACCTGGCCGACGTCAAACCGTTCGGCCGCTACGTGATGTTCGACGTGGACCGGGTCGGCGGCGTGCCGGTGGTGATGAAGGCCCTGCTGGACGCCGGGCTGATGCACGGCGACGTGCTCACCGTGACCGGCTCGACGATGGCCGAGAACCTGGCCGGCATCAATCCTCCCGACCTGGACGGCAAGGTGGTGCGGGCGCTGTCCGAGCCGATCCACCGCACCGGCGGCATCACCGTGCTGCACGGCTCGCTGGCCCCCGAGGGGGCGGTGGTCAAGAGTGCCGGGTTCGACGACGACGTGTTCGAGGGCACCGCGCGGGTGTTCGAGCGGGAGCGGGCGGCGCTGGACGCACTGGAGAACGGCACGATCACGGCCGGCGACGTGGTGGTGATCCGGCACGAGGGGCCCAAGGGCGGGCCGGGCATGCGCGAGATGCTCGCCATCACCGGCGCGATCAAGGGTGCCGGGCTGGGCAAGCAGGTACTGCTGCTGACCGACGGCCGGTTCTCCGGCGGCACCACCGGCCTGTGTGTGGGCCACGTGACCCCGGAGGCGGTGGACCGCGGCCCGATCGCCGCGGTGCGTGACGGCGACCGGATCCGGCTGGACGTCGCCCACGGCACGCTCGATCTGCTGGTCGGCGCGGACGAGCTGGCGGTGCGGATGCGCGACTGGCAGCCGCTGCCGCACCGGTTCACCCGCGGGGTGCTGGCCAAATACGCCAAACTGGTCGGATCCGCCTCCGGCGGCGCGGTTCTCGGCTGA
- a CDS encoding EAL domain-containing protein translates to MLIALIATVLAFAGVATANFVVAARQPQLRRGSVISGVGCLAWGGISVAALLGVPDPWFWAVGRPLVLVIFMLASGGVGRLGSARETWDSLVEGLMMMAGLAGFVWIVLHGQTWLTVRPETGWTLAWLVPMVLLCSYAAGLAVRARGDQRRMALLAVLAGGLSLTGDVTALALRNDAGIVFWAAASMVLVRSAVWDTRSTYRNPVLETRPRRLGWWQLPIPFAAALTVFPGARSDVVAAVMLAIISVAVFINIIGQSGQSERLWDDLSARSELYEELLEDTQDVILQVDDFGVIEFANPASNRVLAMRPEQLVGTTLLDYLHPDDQKMAPTVGGAPQWRRGEHRVETRFLPSLPGQPPEPAKAEGMTPRQAAMAGIPDISSGLVGNMWAAQETRWRVIEWGITPREDGGAVLVGRDVSDRVRMQGELVDAAQTDALTGLLNRTAFLEAVNARLAEGQPVAMMFIDLDNFKEVNDTMGHAEGDRLLYRAAECLRQAAGDGDAVARLGGDEFAVMPLNADPDAAHAAAEAVVTAFNGFDETAYGRPSVSASLGLVIADPQVTRTAREVLRDADLAMYRAKQRGGAGVVDFEPWMVERVMEHHRLRGDLETAVRDESLTIYLQPVVDLHTRQWEGFEALVRWPVGAETWSPAQFLPVAEESGLIVPMGAWVLRESLRQLAGWRDEQMGMAVNVSAQQLVGTDFFDITMEALQESGIAPGRLTLEITEQAAIQDLGRTASRLDLLRSEGVHVAIDDFGTGFSSLQYLSRLPVDILKIDRKFVWGLGQQAEDDVLVRSMLGLAAELGLEVIAEGVETRRQAELLLEYGCRLAQGFLFSPPRPIEELRVSDPFVSPAPAMPRIPFPRRAVDDRVPS, encoded by the coding sequence ATGCTGATTGCGCTGATCGCGACCGTACTGGCCTTCGCCGGGGTCGCGACCGCGAACTTCGTGGTGGCCGCGCGGCAGCCGCAGCTGCGCCGCGGATCGGTGATCTCCGGGGTGGGATGCCTGGCCTGGGGCGGTATCTCGGTGGCCGCCCTGCTCGGGGTGCCGGACCCCTGGTTCTGGGCGGTCGGGCGTCCCCTCGTTCTGGTGATCTTCATGCTGGCCAGCGGTGGCGTGGGCCGGCTGGGCTCGGCCCGGGAGACCTGGGACAGCCTGGTCGAGGGCCTGATGATGATGGCGGGCCTGGCCGGTTTCGTCTGGATCGTGCTGCACGGGCAGACCTGGCTGACGGTGCGCCCGGAGACCGGCTGGACGCTGGCCTGGCTGGTGCCGATGGTCCTGCTGTGCAGCTACGCCGCCGGTCTCGCGGTGCGGGCGCGGGGCGACCAGCGCCGGATGGCCCTGCTGGCGGTGCTGGCCGGCGGCCTCTCGCTGACCGGTGACGTGACCGCTCTGGCCCTGCGCAACGACGCCGGGATCGTGTTCTGGGCGGCCGCGTCGATGGTGCTGGTGCGTAGCGCTGTGTGGGACACCCGCAGCACCTACCGCAATCCGGTGCTGGAGACCCGGCCGCGCCGGCTGGGCTGGTGGCAGCTGCCGATCCCGTTCGCCGCGGCGCTCACCGTGTTCCCCGGCGCCCGCAGCGACGTGGTGGCCGCGGTGATGCTGGCGATCATCTCGGTGGCGGTGTTCATCAACATCATCGGGCAGTCCGGGCAGAGCGAACGGCTCTGGGACGACCTGAGCGCCCGCAGCGAGCTGTACGAGGAACTGCTGGAGGACACCCAGGACGTGATCCTTCAGGTTGACGACTTCGGCGTGATCGAGTTCGCCAACCCGGCCTCGAACCGGGTGCTGGCCATGCGACCCGAGCAGCTGGTGGGCACCACCCTGCTGGACTACCTGCATCCCGACGACCAGAAGATGGCCCCGACGGTGGGCGGCGCCCCGCAGTGGCGGCGCGGCGAGCACCGGGTGGAGACCCGCTTCCTGCCCAGCCTGCCGGGCCAGCCGCCGGAACCGGCCAAGGCCGAGGGGATGACGCCCCGCCAGGCCGCGATGGCCGGCATCCCCGACATCAGCTCCGGCCTGGTCGGCAACATGTGGGCCGCGCAGGAGACCCGCTGGCGGGTGATCGAGTGGGGGATCACCCCGCGCGAGGACGGCGGCGCGGTGCTGGTCGGGCGCGACGTGTCCGACCGGGTGCGGATGCAGGGCGAACTGGTGGACGCGGCCCAGACCGACGCCCTGACCGGCCTTCTCAACCGCACCGCGTTCCTGGAGGCGGTCAACGCCCGGCTGGCCGAGGGCCAGCCGGTGGCGATGATGTTCATCGACCTCGACAACTTCAAGGAGGTCAACGACACGATGGGCCACGCCGAGGGGGACCGGCTGCTGTACCGGGCGGCCGAGTGCCTGCGGCAGGCGGCCGGCGACGGCGACGCGGTGGCCCGGCTGGGCGGCGACGAGTTCGCGGTGATGCCGCTCAACGCCGACCCGGACGCCGCTCACGCCGCGGCCGAGGCCGTGGTCACGGCGTTCAACGGGTTCGACGAGACCGCCTACGGCCGGCCCTCGGTGTCGGCCAGCCTGGGCCTGGTGATCGCCGACCCCCAGGTCACCCGCACCGCGCGGGAGGTGCTGCGCGACGCCGACCTGGCGATGTACCGGGCCAAGCAGCGCGGCGGCGCCGGGGTGGTGGACTTCGAGCCGTGGATGGTGGAGCGGGTGATGGAGCACCACCGCCTGCGCGGCGACCTGGAGACCGCGGTGCGCGACGAGAGCCTGACCATCTACCTCCAGCCGGTCGTCGACCTGCACACCCGGCAGTGGGAGGGGTTCGAGGCGCTGGTGCGCTGGCCGGTCGGGGCCGAGACCTGGTCCCCGGCCCAGTTCCTGCCGGTGGCCGAGGAGAGCGGCCTGATCGTGCCGATGGGTGCCTGGGTGCTGCGCGAGTCGCTGCGCCAGCTGGCCGGATGGCGCGACGAGCAGATGGGCATGGCGGTGAACGTGTCGGCACAGCAGCTGGTCGGCACCGACTTCTTCGACATCACCATGGAGGCGCTCCAGGAGAGCGGCATCGCCCCGGGCCGGCTCACCCTGGAGATCACCGAGCAGGCCGCCATCCAGGACCTCGGCCGCACCGCCTCCCGCCTCGACCTGCTGCGCTCCGAGGGCGTCCACGTGGCCATCGACGACTTCGGCACCGGGTTCTCCTCGTTGCAGTACCTGTCCCGGCTGCCGGTCGACATCCTCAAGATCGACCGCAAGTTCGTCTGGGGTCTGGGGCAGCAGGCCGAGGACGACGTGCTGGTGCGCTCGATGCTCGGCCTGGCCGCGGAACTCGGCCTGGAGGTGATCGCCGAGGGTGTGGAGACCCGACGGCAGGCGGAGCTGCTGCTGGAGTACGGCTGCCGTCTGGCGCAGGGCTTCCTGTTCTCCCCGCCGCGCCCGATCGAGGAACTGCGGGTGAGCGACCCGTTCGTCAGCCCGGCCCCGGCGATGCCGCGGATCCCGTTCCCCCGGCGAGCGGTGGACGACCGGGTGCCCAGCTGA
- a CDS encoding putative bifunctional diguanylate cyclase/phosphodiesterase codes for MTVVQAMLMAAAAALAGVAWARAIVRTRRLLTPTAAAAGLCWALGSVPARLLDPSSSLPAGQIADFLMVVAAAGLLTAHAAMGDRIVPVRRPGIGVAEAVVLALAAATVAWVVVGAPLHLPASTAFALLPAVLDLVSLLVVLRLPTRTPAEPAGYAGPEGNSAPGRSWGLLVTALTAVLLSDLLRGTRVAGAQLPSRPEVSDAVLAPVACAAGLLLALYSLRLTRNQPPTERSDAEPADDVRHLPRRRGRLVPYGVALAAPVAVGAQATVTGTGPIPLFGLGCLAAAFVVWQTLLLLEQDELLRRQVEARKRLALLVENTSDLLLRLDTNGRILAVNAAATRLLHRPPSSIAQRPFEELARPDDQRRVREAVLEVTRGHRDAAEIELLLAPPAAGTAQLRLRGVDGGAVANLNDVTDSVELRQRLERLARFDQMTGLANRAHLLDEVGTWLLLARPAPGDDTDEDSGIAVLYADLDGFKAVNDRFGHAAGDRVLVDVAARLDAVAGAVDARRVIVSRVGGDEFILAMEGVGRAAATTAAQRLVEAIAPPFRVGGRTVQLGVSVGVAYTDPTDGDPRIRPEREGPAALGDHPAGSRSSAATLVHRADLAMYAAKSDGRARHESWRPELEEQVRRRVDLAIGLRDALERGHLAVAYQPIVRLADGHVQGVEALLRLPPDQAGFERDGVVSPAELVEIAEDTGAITELGEWVLRQAVTQAAGWARRGHQISVSVNMSVAQLVSPAFVELVTGMLDATGLPPSRLVLELTESQLVEHSGPAPDALQALRDAGIRLAIDDFGTGYSSLSYLRRMPVSLVKIDRSLLAGLGTDPRAAALLSAVVSMARGLDLSVVAEGMEDLATARALRDLGVQAGQGFAFSRALPAAEIRRLLAGGPLDIEEPAGEPGGELGDDGEPAPAPGRVPENADGPPVLDLPDSAPSGSLPEERSGRLSK; via the coding sequence GTGACCGTGGTGCAGGCGATGCTGATGGCTGCCGCGGCAGCCCTGGCCGGGGTGGCCTGGGCCCGCGCGATCGTGCGTACCCGCCGCCTGCTCACCCCCACCGCCGCGGCGGCCGGCCTGTGCTGGGCACTGGGATCGGTACCGGCCCGGCTGCTCGACCCGTCCAGCTCGCTGCCGGCCGGCCAGATCGCCGACTTCCTGATGGTCGTGGCCGCCGCCGGGCTGCTCACCGCGCACGCCGCGATGGGCGACCGGATCGTGCCGGTGCGCCGCCCCGGCATCGGGGTGGCCGAGGCCGTGGTGCTCGCGCTCGCCGCCGCCACCGTGGCCTGGGTGGTCGTCGGCGCCCCACTGCACCTGCCCGCCAGCACCGCCTTCGCCCTGCTCCCGGCCGTGCTCGACCTGGTCTCGCTGCTGGTCGTGCTGCGCCTGCCCACCCGCACCCCGGCCGAGCCGGCCGGATACGCCGGGCCGGAGGGCAACAGCGCGCCCGGCCGGTCCTGGGGTCTGCTGGTCACGGCGCTCACCGCCGTCCTGCTGTCCGACCTGCTGCGCGGCACCCGGGTGGCGGGCGCCCAGCTGCCCAGCCGCCCCGAGGTCTCCGACGCCGTGCTGGCGCCGGTGGCCTGCGCGGCCGGGCTCCTGCTCGCCCTGTACAGCCTGCGCCTGACCCGCAACCAGCCACCCACCGAGCGCTCCGACGCCGAGCCCGCCGACGACGTGCGTCACCTGCCCCGCCGTCGCGGCCGCCTGGTGCCCTACGGGGTGGCGCTGGCCGCCCCGGTCGCGGTCGGCGCCCAGGCCACGGTGACCGGCACCGGCCCGATCCCGCTCTTCGGCCTCGGCTGCCTGGCCGCGGCGTTCGTGGTCTGGCAGACCCTTCTGCTGCTGGAGCAGGACGAGCTGCTGCGCCGCCAGGTGGAGGCCCGCAAGCGCCTGGCCCTGCTCGTCGAGAACACGAGTGACCTGCTGCTGCGGCTCGACACCAACGGCCGCATCCTCGCGGTCAACGCCGCCGCCACCCGGCTGCTGCACCGCCCGCCCTCCTCGATCGCCCAGCGCCCGTTCGAGGAGCTGGCCCGGCCCGACGACCAGCGCCGGGTGCGGGAGGCCGTGCTGGAGGTGACCCGCGGGCACCGCGACGCCGCCGAGATCGAGCTGCTCCTGGCCCCGCCCGCGGCCGGCACCGCCCAGCTGCGGCTGCGCGGCGTGGACGGCGGCGCGGTGGCCAACCTCAACGACGTCACCGACTCGGTCGAGCTGCGCCAGCGCCTGGAACGCCTGGCCCGCTTCGACCAGATGACCGGCCTGGCCAACCGGGCCCACCTGCTCGACGAGGTGGGCACCTGGCTGCTGCTCGCCCGCCCGGCGCCGGGCGACGACACCGACGAGGACAGCGGAATCGCCGTGCTGTACGCCGATCTGGACGGGTTCAAGGCCGTCAACGACCGGTTCGGGCACGCCGCCGGCGACCGCGTGCTGGTCGACGTGGCCGCCCGGCTCGACGCGGTGGCCGGAGCGGTGGACGCCCGCCGGGTGATCGTCTCCCGGGTCGGCGGCGACGAGTTCATCCTGGCGATGGAGGGCGTCGGCCGGGCCGCCGCCACCACGGCCGCCCAGCGCCTGGTCGAGGCGATCGCCCCGCCGTTCCGGGTGGGCGGCCGCACCGTCCAGCTCGGCGTCAGCGTGGGTGTGGCCTACACCGACCCCACCGACGGCGACCCGCGGATCCGGCCGGAGCGCGAGGGCCCGGCCGCCCTCGGCGACCACCCGGCCGGCAGCCGCAGCTCGGCCGCCACCCTGGTGCACCGCGCCGACCTGGCGATGTACGCGGCCAAGTCGGACGGCCGGGCCCGGCACGAGAGCTGGCGGCCGGAGCTGGAGGAACAGGTGCGCCGCCGGGTCGACCTGGCGATCGGCCTGCGTGACGCCCTGGAGCGTGGGCACCTGGCCGTGGCCTACCAGCCGATCGTGCGGCTGGCCGACGGGCACGTGCAGGGCGTCGAGGCGCTGCTGCGGCTGCCTCCCGACCAGGCCGGGTTCGAGCGGGACGGCGTGGTCAGCCCGGCCGAGCTGGTCGAGATCGCCGAGGACACCGGCGCGATCACCGAGCTGGGGGAGTGGGTGCTGCGCCAGGCGGTCACCCAGGCGGCCGGCTGGGCCCGGCGCGGCCACCAGATCTCGGTCAGCGTCAACATGTCCGTGGCCCAGCTGGTCTCGCCGGCTTTCGTCGAGCTGGTCACCGGCATGCTCGACGCCACCGGCCTGCCGCCGTCCCGGCTGGTGCTGGAGCTCACCGAGAGCCAGCTGGTCGAGCACTCCGGCCCGGCCCCCGACGCCCTCCAGGCCCTGCGCGACGCCGGGATCCGGCTGGCCATCGACGACTTCGGCACCGGTTACTCGTCGCTGTCCTACCTGCGCCGGATGCCGGTCAGCCTGGTCAAGATCGACCGCTCGCTGCTGGCCGGGCTGGGCACCGACCCGCGCGCCGCGGCGCTGCTGTCCGCCGTGGTGTCGATGGCCCGGGGCCTGGACCTGTCGGTGGTCGCGGAGGGGATGGAGGACCTCGCCACCGCCCGGGCGCTGCGCGACCTCGGGGTGCAGGCGGGGCAGGGTTTCGCGTTCTCCCGGGCGCTGCCGGCCGCCGAGATCCGCAGACTGCTGGCGGGCGGTCCGCTCGACATCGAAGAACCCGCCGGCGAACCTGGCGGCGAACTCGGGGACGACGGGGAGCCCGCGCCCGCACCCGGCCGGGTTCCGGAAAACGCCGACGGCCCACCGGTGCTCGATCTGCCCGATTCGGCACCGTCCGGCAGCCTGCCCGAGGAGCGGTCGGGCCGTCTCAGTAAGTGA
- a CDS encoding acetolactate synthase large subunit — MPGQSHTEPSGAARAATTGPQVSGEPMTGAQSLVRSLESVGVETVFGIPGGAILPLYDPLMDSTRIRHILARHEQGAGHAAEGYAQATGRVGVCMATSGPGATNLVTAIADAYMDSIPMVAITGQVSSKMIGTDAFQEADIVGITLPITKHNMLVTDAAEIPRAVAEAFHIASTGRPGPVLVDVPKDVLQASTTFSWPPKLDLPGYRAVTRPHNKQIREAARLLTSSSRPVLYVGGGVLKAHASEELRRLTEATGAPVVTTLMALGALPDSHQQNLGMPGMHGTVAAVTALQKADLIVSLGARFDDRVTGNLDSFAPHAKVVHADIDPAEIGKNRLADVPIVGDAKEVIAELCLAVEAEHKAGRSADLTAWWQQLDGWRQAFPLGHAPAPEGEVSPQDVIARIGAISGPDSIYVAGVGQHQMWASQFIKYENPHTWINSGGAGTMGFAVPAAMGAKTGRPDTVVWAIDGDGCFQMTNQELATCVINQIPIKVAVINNSSLGMVRQWQNLFYDGRYSNTDLHTSVGSRIPDFVKLAEAYGCVGLRCETPEDVDATIKKAMEINDVPVVIDFVVHRDAMVWPMVPAGVSNDAIQIARDTRPDFDSED; from the coding sequence ATGCCCGGCCAGTCCCACACCGAACCCTCCGGCGCAGCCCGCGCCGCCACCACCGGCCCGCAGGTCTCCGGTGAGCCGATGACCGGGGCGCAGAGCCTCGTCCGCTCGCTCGAGTCCGTCGGTGTAGAAACGGTTTTCGGGATCCCGGGCGGAGCGATCCTTCCGCTCTACGACCCCCTGATGGACTCCACCAGGATCCGTCACATCCTGGCCCGCCACGAGCAGGGCGCCGGGCACGCGGCCGAGGGCTACGCCCAGGCCACCGGCCGGGTCGGGGTCTGCATGGCGACGTCCGGCCCGGGCGCGACCAACCTGGTCACCGCCATCGCCGACGCCTACATGGACTCGATCCCGATGGTCGCGATCACCGGCCAGGTGAGCAGCAAGATGATCGGCACGGACGCCTTCCAGGAGGCGGACATCGTCGGCATCACCCTGCCGATCACCAAGCACAACATGCTGGTCACCGACGCCGCGGAGATCCCGCGCGCGGTGGCCGAGGCGTTCCACATCGCGAGTACCGGCCGTCCGGGCCCGGTTCTGGTCGACGTGCCCAAGGACGTGCTCCAGGCGAGCACCACGTTCTCCTGGCCGCCGAAGCTCGACCTGCCCGGCTACCGCGCCGTCACCCGGCCGCACAACAAGCAGATCCGGGAGGCCGCCCGGCTGCTCACCTCCTCGTCGCGTCCCGTGCTCTACGTCGGTGGCGGTGTGCTGAAGGCGCACGCCAGCGAGGAGCTGCGGCGGCTCACCGAGGCGACCGGCGCCCCCGTCGTCACCACCCTGATGGCGCTGGGCGCGCTGCCCGACTCGCACCAGCAGAACCTGGGCATGCCGGGCATGCACGGCACCGTGGCCGCGGTCACCGCGCTCCAGAAGGCCGACCTGATCGTCAGTCTCGGTGCCCGGTTCGACGACCGGGTCACCGGCAACCTGGACTCCTTCGCACCGCACGCCAAGGTGGTGCACGCCGACATCGACCCGGCCGAGATCGGCAAGAACCGGCTCGCCGACGTGCCGATCGTGGGTGACGCCAAAGAGGTCATCGCCGAGCTGTGCCTGGCCGTCGAGGCGGAGCACAAGGCCGGCCGCAGCGCCGACCTGACCGCCTGGTGGCAGCAGCTGGACGGCTGGCGCCAGGCCTTCCCGCTCGGCCACGCCCCGGCCCCGGAGGGCGAGGTCTCGCCGCAGGACGTGATCGCCCGGATCGGCGCGATCTCCGGCCCGGACTCGATCTACGTCGCCGGTGTCGGCCAGCACCAGATGTGGGCGTCGCAGTTCATCAAGTACGAGAACCCGCACACCTGGATCAATTCCGGCGGTGCGGGCACGATGGGCTTCGCGGTGCCGGCCGCGATGGGCGCGAAGACCGGCCGTCCCGACACCGTGGTCTGGGCGATCGACGGCGACGGCTGCTTCCAGATGACCAATCAGGAACTGGCCACCTGCGTGATCAACCAGATCCCGATCAAGGTCGCCGTCATCAACAACTCCAGCCTGGGCATGGTCCGGCAGTGGCAGAACCTGTTCTACGACGGCCGCTACTCCAACACCGACCTGCACACCTCGGTCGGCAGCCGGATCCCCGACTTCGTCAAGCTGGCGGAGGCCTACGGCTGCGTCGGGCTGCGCTGCGAGACGCCCGAAGACGTGGACGCCACGATCAAGAAGGCGATGGAGATCAACGACGTCCCCGTCGTCATCGACTTCGTCGTGCACCGTGACGCGATGGTCTGGCCGATGGTCCCGGCCGGCGTCAGCAACGACGCCATCCAGATCGCGCGTGACACCCGCCCGGATTTCGACAGCGAAGACTGA
- the ilvN gene encoding acetolactate synthase small subunit, translated as MTHKHTLSVLVEDRPGVLTRVAGLFARRGFNIHSLAVGPTEHPGVSRMTVVVDVDELPLEQVTKQLNKLINVIKIVELEPGASVQREMLLVKVRADATTRSHVLETVELFRGHVVDVAPDAVTIEATGSPDKLAALLKVLEPFGIRELSQSGLIGIGRGNRSITDRALRSA; from the coding sequence GTGACGCACAAGCACACCCTTTCCGTCCTGGTCGAGGACCGGCCCGGCGTCCTGACCCGGGTCGCCGGCCTGTTCGCCCGGCGGGGCTTCAACATCCACTCACTGGCGGTCGGCCCGACCGAGCATCCCGGGGTGTCCCGGATGACCGTCGTGGTGGACGTCGACGAGCTGCCGCTGGAGCAGGTCACCAAGCAGCTCAACAAGCTGATCAACGTGATCAAGATCGTCGAGCTGGAGCCGGGCGCCTCGGTCCAGCGCGAGATGCTCCTGGTCAAGGTGCGGGCCGACGCCACCACGCGCAGCCACGTGCTGGAGACCGTGGAGCTGTTCCGCGGCCACGTGGTCGACGTGGCGCCGGACGCCGTCACCATCGAGGCGACCGGCAGCCCGGACAAGCTGGCGGCCCTGCTCAAGGTGCTGGAGCCGTTCGGCATCCGCGAGTTGTCGCAGTCCGGCCTGATCGGCATCGGCCGCGGCAACCGCTCGATCACCGACCGGGCGCTGCGCAGCGCCTGA